One part of the Phacochoerus africanus isolate WHEZ1 chromosome 7, ROS_Pafr_v1, whole genome shotgun sequence genome encodes these proteins:
- the MIOX gene encoding inositol oxygenase isoform X1, whose translation MKDPDPSQVCRPDMDPEAAEDKGSFRNYTSGPLLDRVFRTYKLMHTWQTVDFVRKKHAQFGGFSYKRMTVLEAVDMLDGLVDESDPDVDFPNSFHAFQTAEGIRKAHPDKDWFHLVGLLHDLGKVLVLAGEPQWAVVGDTFPVGCRPQASVVFCDSTFQDNPDLQDPVYSTELGMYQPHCGLENVLMSWGHDEYMYQMMKFNKFSLPGEAFYIIRFHSFYPWHTGGDYRQLCNEQDLAMLPWVQEFKAPTCRTWTSCGPTTRGSLTSTAPVSCAGDRPVHLPKPGWVPRVPRDDPPRPFQGSPQAHLHSLPGWPPSPGAIKASKQLVSPTLIEAEAPCGGALTAGGVLPLGLTVPLFLLP comes from the exons ATGAAG GACCCAGACCCTTCCCAGGTCTGTCGGCCTGATATGGACCCAGAGGCGGCCGAAGACAAGGGCAGCTTCCGAAACTACACG TCTGGCCCGCTGCTGGACCGGGTCTTCCGCACCTACAAGCTGATGCACACGTGGCAGACCGTGGACTTCGTCAGGAAGAAG CACGCCCAGTTCGGGGGCTTCTCCTACAAGAGAATGACTGTCTTGGAGGCCGTGGACATGCTAGACGGGCTGGTGGACGAGTCCGACCCCGACGTGGACTTCCCCAACTCCTTCCACGCCTTCCAGACGGCCGAGGGCATCCGGAAGGCCCACCCTGACAAAG aCTGGTTCCACCTCGTCGGGCTCCTGCATGACCTGGGGAAGGTCCTGGTTCTGGCAGGGGAACCCCAG TGGGCCGTCGTTGGAGACACCTTCCCTGTGGGCTGCCGTCCCCAGGCCTCTGTGGTTTTCTGCGACTCTACCTTCCAGGATAACCCTGACCTTCAGGACCCTGTCTACAG CACAGAGCTTGGCATGTACCAGCCCCACTGTGGGCTCGAGAATGTCCTGATGTCCTGGGGCCACGATG aGTACATGTACCAGATGATGAAGTTCAACAAATTCTCCCTCCCAGGGGAG GCCTTCTACATCATCCGCTTCCACTCCTTCTACCCGTGGCACACGGGCGGCGACTACCGGCAACTGTGCAACGAGCAGGACCTGGCCATGCTGCCCTGGGTGCAGGAGTTCAA GGCTCCGACCTGCCGGACGTGGACGAGCTGCGGCCCTACTACCAGGGGCTCATTGACAAGTACTGCCCCGGTGTCCTGTGCTGGTGACCGGCCTGTCCACCTGCCCAAGCCTGGCTGGGTACCCCGGGTACCCAGGGATGACCCACCGCGGCCTTTCCAGGGGTCCCCACAGGCCCACCTGCACTCCCTGCCCGGTTGGCCCCCATCCCCAGGGGCAATAAAAGCCTCGAAACAGCTGGTGAGTCCGACCCTCATTGAGGCTGAGGCTCCCTGCGGTGGAGCACTGACTGCGGGTGGAGTCCTCCCTCTTGGGCTCACTGTCCCGCTGTTCCTGTTGCCATAA
- the MIOX gene encoding inositol oxygenase isoform X2, with protein MDPEAAEDKGSFRNYTSGPLLDRVFRTYKLMHTWQTVDFVRKKHAQFGGFSYKRMTVLEAVDMLDGLVDESDPDVDFPNSFHAFQTAEGIRKAHPDKDWFHLVGLLHDLGKVLVLAGEPQWAVVGDTFPVGCRPQASVVFCDSTFQDNPDLQDPVYSTELGMYQPHCGLENVLMSWGHDEYMYQMMKFNKFSLPGEAFYIIRFHSFYPWHTGGDYRQLCNEQDLAMLPWVQEFKAPTCRTWTSCGPTTRGSLTSTAPVSCAGDRPVHLPKPGWVPRVPRDDPPRPFQGSPQAHLHSLPGWPPSPGAIKASKQLVSPTLIEAEAPCGGALTAGGVLPLGLTVPLFLLP; from the exons ATGGACCCAGAGGCGGCCGAAGACAAGGGCAGCTTCCGAAACTACACG TCTGGCCCGCTGCTGGACCGGGTCTTCCGCACCTACAAGCTGATGCACACGTGGCAGACCGTGGACTTCGTCAGGAAGAAG CACGCCCAGTTCGGGGGCTTCTCCTACAAGAGAATGACTGTCTTGGAGGCCGTGGACATGCTAGACGGGCTGGTGGACGAGTCCGACCCCGACGTGGACTTCCCCAACTCCTTCCACGCCTTCCAGACGGCCGAGGGCATCCGGAAGGCCCACCCTGACAAAG aCTGGTTCCACCTCGTCGGGCTCCTGCATGACCTGGGGAAGGTCCTGGTTCTGGCAGGGGAACCCCAG TGGGCCGTCGTTGGAGACACCTTCCCTGTGGGCTGCCGTCCCCAGGCCTCTGTGGTTTTCTGCGACTCTACCTTCCAGGATAACCCTGACCTTCAGGACCCTGTCTACAG CACAGAGCTTGGCATGTACCAGCCCCACTGTGGGCTCGAGAATGTCCTGATGTCCTGGGGCCACGATG aGTACATGTACCAGATGATGAAGTTCAACAAATTCTCCCTCCCAGGGGAG GCCTTCTACATCATCCGCTTCCACTCCTTCTACCCGTGGCACACGGGCGGCGACTACCGGCAACTGTGCAACGAGCAGGACCTGGCCATGCTGCCCTGGGTGCAGGAGTTCAA GGCTCCGACCTGCCGGACGTGGACGAGCTGCGGCCCTACTACCAGGGGCTCATTGACAAGTACTGCCCCGGTGTCCTGTGCTGGTGACCGGCCTGTCCACCTGCCCAAGCCTGGCTGGGTACCCCGGGTACCCAGGGATGACCCACCGCGGCCTTTCCAGGGGTCCCCACAGGCCCACCTGCACTCCCTGCCCGGTTGGCCCCCATCCCCAGGGGCAATAAAAGCCTCGAAACAGCTGGTGAGTCCGACCCTCATTGAGGCTGAGGCTCCCTGCGGTGGAGCACTGACTGCGGGTGGAGTCCTCCCTCTTGGGCTCACTGTCCCGCTGTTCCTGTTGCCATAA
- the MIOX gene encoding inositol oxygenase isoform X3 — MKDPDPSQVCRPDMDPEAAEDKGSFRNYTSGPLLDRVFRTYKLMHTWQTVDFVRKKHAQFGGFSYKRMTVLEAVDMLDGLVDESDPDVDFPNSFHAFQTAEGIRKAHPDKDWFHLVGLLHDLGKVLVLAGEPQWAVVGDTFPVGCRPQASVVFCDSTFQDNPDLQDPVYSTELGMYQPHCGLENVLMSWGHDEYMYQMMKFNKFSLPGEAFYIIRFHSFYPWHTGGDYRQLCNEQDLAMLPWVQEFNKFDLYTKGSDLPDVDELRPYYQGLIDKYCPGVLCW; from the exons ATGAAG GACCCAGACCCTTCCCAGGTCTGTCGGCCTGATATGGACCCAGAGGCGGCCGAAGACAAGGGCAGCTTCCGAAACTACACG TCTGGCCCGCTGCTGGACCGGGTCTTCCGCACCTACAAGCTGATGCACACGTGGCAGACCGTGGACTTCGTCAGGAAGAAG CACGCCCAGTTCGGGGGCTTCTCCTACAAGAGAATGACTGTCTTGGAGGCCGTGGACATGCTAGACGGGCTGGTGGACGAGTCCGACCCCGACGTGGACTTCCCCAACTCCTTCCACGCCTTCCAGACGGCCGAGGGCATCCGGAAGGCCCACCCTGACAAAG aCTGGTTCCACCTCGTCGGGCTCCTGCATGACCTGGGGAAGGTCCTGGTTCTGGCAGGGGAACCCCAG TGGGCCGTCGTTGGAGACACCTTCCCTGTGGGCTGCCGTCCCCAGGCCTCTGTGGTTTTCTGCGACTCTACCTTCCAGGATAACCCTGACCTTCAGGACCCTGTCTACAG CACAGAGCTTGGCATGTACCAGCCCCACTGTGGGCTCGAGAATGTCCTGATGTCCTGGGGCCACGATG aGTACATGTACCAGATGATGAAGTTCAACAAATTCTCCCTCCCAGGGGAG GCCTTCTACATCATCCGCTTCCACTCCTTCTACCCGTGGCACACGGGCGGCGACTACCGGCAACTGTGCAACGAGCAGGACCTGGCCATGCTGCCCTGGGTGCAGGAGTTCAA CAAGTTCGATCTCTACACCAAGGGCTCCGACCTGCCGGACGTGGACGAGCTGCGGCCCTACTACCAGGGGCTCATTGACAAGTACTGCCCCGGTGTCCTGTGCTGGTGA